The Urbifossiella limnaea genome has a window encoding:
- a CDS encoding peroxiredoxin yields MPAQVQKEAPDFTATAVVNEEFKQVKLSDYRGKYVVLFFYPLDFTFVCPTEIVAFSDRIKEFHDRGAEVLGCSIDSQFSHLAWIQTPRATGGLGGLKYPLVADLTKKIAADYGVLLDGGIALRGTFLIDKQGVVRAATIHDLPLGRSVDEAIRVLDALQFFEKNGEVCPADWKPGAATIKPGVKESKAYFEKAAAK; encoded by the coding sequence ATGCCGGCCCAGGTCCAGAAGGAAGCCCCCGACTTCACCGCGACCGCGGTGGTGAACGAGGAGTTCAAGCAGGTCAAGTTGTCCGACTACCGCGGCAAGTACGTGGTGCTGTTCTTCTACCCGCTGGACTTCACCTTCGTGTGCCCCACCGAGATCGTGGCGTTCTCGGACCGGATCAAGGAGTTCCACGACCGCGGGGCCGAGGTGCTCGGCTGCTCCATCGACAGCCAGTTCAGCCACCTCGCGTGGATCCAGACGCCCCGCGCCACCGGCGGGCTCGGCGGGCTGAAGTACCCGCTCGTCGCCGACCTGACGAAGAAGATCGCCGCCGACTACGGCGTGCTGCTCGACGGCGGCATCGCCCTCCGCGGCACCTTCCTCATCGACAAGCAGGGGGTCGTCCGCGCGGCGACGATCCACGACCTGCCGCTCGGCCGGAGCGTGGACGAGGCGATCCGGGTGCTCGACGCGCTGCAGTTCTTCGAGAAGAACGGCGAGGTGTGCCCGGCCGACTGGAAGCCGGGCGCGGCGACCATCAAGCCGGGGGTGAAGGAGTCGAAGGCGTACTTCGAGAAGGCGGCGGCGAAATAA
- a CDS encoding matrixin family metalloprotease: MPLRIEALEDRTAPAALGSPWPDPGTLTLSFAADGTRVGEAASDTATAFAGVPAAVWQREVLRAFQTWAVQIPANVALVADGGQAFGTPGPAQGDFRFGDVRVGAVPLSDDSLANASAFDWSIGTWSGDVLFNTRARFAAVATPTAADVFTVALHEAGHVFGMEHSNDPTSAMSENYTGPKTGLSAADIDAVRSYYGARQPDAHERVGGNGSRLTATPVDAVLGSDRLTADIGPGDTDVYSLLNASQLGQLEVRVRTSGVSLLAARVEITDRWGRLVAAGTATGPGQDVTLDVPQSLVKLGCFVTVTGATGDVFAVGGYEVSVARTSGLTLPPQVAERLIDNTPRGAAALDGRGAGADGFAADANVDSSADVDVYTVRVPPTTNAAPRAMVVSVTNLDGKAHPELAVLDAAGRSVPFQVLASSGGVLTIQVTQVPRGGAFYVRVSNPAGADATGRYRLTADFHPPVEVRYSRLAAGRLTTAAPAAATGLTVNNARLFEFVLVSTAADGAATGGATLTVRDAAGKVVLTLVRDREGATNRAVYLAPGVYTVTISASPGATNYWAGVREVSDPAGPYDPGTSTTYPEQPPPDDGNATGAVGEPLPPAEPAPVRPAGDESLTFEAPAPPPWYYGF, from the coding sequence ATGCCGCTCCGGATCGAAGCCCTGGAGGACCGCACGGCGCCGGCCGCCCTCGGCTCGCCGTGGCCGGACCCGGGAACCCTCACCCTCAGCTTCGCCGCCGACGGGACCCGCGTCGGCGAAGCCGCGTCCGACACCGCCACCGCGTTCGCCGGCGTCCCCGCCGCCGTCTGGCAGCGCGAGGTGCTCCGCGCCTTCCAGACGTGGGCCGTGCAAATCCCCGCCAACGTCGCCCTCGTCGCCGACGGCGGGCAGGCGTTCGGCACCCCCGGCCCGGCCCAGGGCGACTTCCGCTTCGGGGATGTGCGGGTCGGCGCCGTGCCGCTGTCCGACGACTCGCTGGCCAACGCCTCGGCCTTCGACTGGAGCATCGGCACGTGGTCCGGCGACGTGCTGTTCAACACCCGCGCCCGCTTCGCCGCGGTCGCCACGCCTACCGCCGCCGACGTCTTCACGGTGGCACTGCACGAGGCCGGCCACGTCTTCGGGATGGAGCACTCGAACGACCCGACCTCGGCCATGTCGGAAAACTACACCGGCCCCAAAACCGGCCTGAGCGCCGCCGACATCGACGCCGTCCGCTCGTACTACGGGGCGCGGCAGCCGGACGCCCACGAGCGCGTCGGCGGGAACGGTAGCCGCCTCACGGCCACGCCGGTGGACGCCGTGCTCGGCTCCGACCGCCTCACCGCCGACATCGGTCCCGGCGACACCGACGTGTACTCGCTCCTGAACGCGTCGCAGCTCGGGCAACTGGAGGTGCGGGTGAGGACCTCCGGCGTCAGCCTGCTGGCGGCGCGGGTGGAAATCACCGACCGCTGGGGTCGGCTCGTGGCGGCCGGCACCGCCACCGGCCCCGGGCAGGACGTGACTCTGGACGTGCCGCAGTCGCTCGTCAAACTCGGCTGCTTTGTGACGGTGACCGGCGCCACCGGAGACGTGTTCGCCGTCGGCGGCTACGAGGTGAGTGTGGCCCGCACGAGCGGACTGACGCTGCCCCCGCAGGTGGCCGAGAGGCTGATCGACAACACGCCGCGGGGCGCCGCCGCCCTGGACGGCCGGGGCGCCGGGGCGGACGGGTTCGCGGCCGACGCCAACGTGGATTCATCGGCCGACGTGGACGTCTACACCGTCCGCGTGCCGCCGACCACGAACGCGGCCCCGCGGGCGATGGTGGTCTCGGTCACGAACCTCGACGGGAAGGCGCACCCGGAACTGGCCGTACTCGACGCCGCCGGCCGATCGGTGCCGTTCCAGGTCCTCGCCAGTTCGGGCGGCGTGCTGACGATTCAGGTGACGCAGGTGCCCCGCGGCGGGGCGTTCTACGTCCGCGTGTCGAACCCGGCCGGCGCGGACGCCACCGGCCGCTACCGCCTGACCGCCGACTTCCATCCGCCGGTCGAGGTCCGCTACTCGCGGCTGGCGGCGGGCCGACTCACCACCGCCGCGCCGGCCGCGGCGACCGGGCTGACCGTGAACAACGCCCGGCTGTTCGAGTTCGTTCTGGTGTCGACCGCGGCCGACGGCGCGGCGACCGGCGGGGCGACGCTGACCGTCCGAGACGCGGCGGGGAAGGTGGTGCTGACGCTGGTGCGGGACCGTGAGGGGGCGACGAACAGGGCCGTGTACCTGGCCCCGGGGGTGTATACGGTGACGATCAGCGCCTCGCCCGGGGCCACGAATTACTGGGCCGGCGTGCGCGAGGTGAGCGACCCGGCCGGGCCCTACGACCCGGGTACGTCCACGACCTACCCGGAGCAACCGCCACCGGACGACGGCAACGCGACCGGCGCGGTCGGCGAGCCGCTGCCGCCGGCGGAGCCGGCCCCGGTGCGGCCGGCGGGCGACGAGTCGCTCACCTTCGAGGCGCCGGCGCCCCCGCCGTGGTACTACGGCTTTTAG
- a CDS encoding sialate O-acetylesterase, which produces MPRFFAVLALLAAPAAARAQEPPVLVFLLAGQSNMEGHAKVSVMDFQAAQPATRDLWAPFRHGSAWAERDDVLVKFLMRKGKLTAGYGAPKCIGPELGFGQVLGDRYPQPVLLIKAAWGGKSLYRDFRPPSAGMPPREALDKMLADLKKRKADATEADVTAPFGASYRAMLDEYRSTVKDVAAHFPQLAGKKTELAGFIWFQGWNDMISAEATAEYATNLGHLIRDVRKDLGAPKLPVVVGEMGVDGDKANDGVKRFKAAQQAGIAKDEFRGNAVLVKTDAHWDAEADAIYRRGWRENLEAWNRVGSDYPYHYLGSPRTMLGIGRALGEAAVALRERK; this is translated from the coding sequence ATGCCGCGCTTCTTTGCCGTGCTTGCCCTCCTTGCCGCGCCCGCCGCCGCGCGGGCGCAGGAACCGCCTGTGCTCGTGTTCCTCCTGGCCGGTCAGTCGAACATGGAGGGGCACGCGAAGGTGAGCGTGATGGACTTCCAGGCCGCACAGCCGGCCACTCGCGACTTGTGGGCGCCGTTCCGCCACGGCTCGGCCTGGGCCGAGCGCGACGACGTGCTCGTGAAGTTCCTGATGCGGAAGGGGAAGCTGACGGCGGGCTACGGCGCCCCGAAGTGCATCGGCCCGGAGCTGGGCTTCGGCCAGGTGCTCGGCGACCGCTACCCGCAGCCGGTGCTCCTCATCAAGGCGGCGTGGGGCGGCAAGAGCCTGTACCGCGACTTCCGCCCCCCGTCGGCCGGAATGCCGCCGCGCGAGGCGCTCGACAAGATGCTCGCCGACCTGAAGAAGCGCAAGGCCGACGCCACCGAGGCGGACGTGACGGCGCCGTTCGGCGCGAGCTACCGGGCGATGCTGGACGAGTACCGCAGCACGGTGAAGGACGTGGCCGCCCACTTCCCGCAGCTGGCGGGCAAGAAGACGGAGCTGGCGGGTTTCATCTGGTTCCAGGGGTGGAACGACATGATCTCGGCGGAGGCGACGGCCGAGTACGCGACGAACCTCGGTCACCTGATCCGCGACGTGCGGAAGGATTTGGGTGCGCCAAAGCTGCCGGTCGTGGTCGGCGAGATGGGCGTGGACGGCGACAAGGCCAACGACGGCGTCAAGCGCTTCAAGGCGGCCCAGCAGGCGGGGATTGCCAAGGACGAGTTCCGCGGCAACGCCGTCCTGGTGAAGACGGACGCGCACTGGGACGCGGAAGCCGACGCGATTTACCGCAGGGGCTGGCGCGAGAACCTGGAGGCGTGGAACCGCGTCGGCAGCGACTACCCCTACCACTACCTTGGCAGCCCACGGACGATGCTGGGCATCGGGCGGGCCCTCGGCGAGGCGGCGGTGGCGCTGCGGGAGCGGAAATGA
- a CDS encoding HlyD family secretion protein — MTPTVNGELVNRVQQLRLDGQLGTDTGSGRGGSWVPWLLCGLLALSWVGVGVRYYRQPSAARTADGVEPAAKAAPTTAAPAASGPAAAPGEVLLPLKGNLIPYLQIAVSPRDVAGEITSITFWEGKRVKQGETLATLLNSQYANRFKTDEASVRSAEAQVSKAEAGEVAAAVRVAKAKSALAAAEARVTRALAVQDRTTKDFEQARQQRQAGGISAQEYQKFDADKLVADADTVAARADVETATREVEATEAERTTSKANTRAAKAEVSAAESRRDEAKRLLDNCTIVAPIDGTVLTKKADRGSLVSPAAFNVSASLCEIADLAKLEVELDVPERQITRIRPGLECQLMADADPARVYRGVLHRVMPIADDSKNVIKVRIRVFLPRDEEAGSFLKPRMSVTAMVINRPFTPTPGDQTWE; from the coding sequence ATGACGCCGACCGTGAACGGGGAACTCGTCAACCGCGTGCAGCAGCTCCGCCTCGACGGCCAGCTCGGCACCGACACCGGCTCCGGCCGCGGCGGGTCGTGGGTGCCGTGGCTTCTGTGCGGCCTCCTCGCCCTCAGCTGGGTCGGCGTCGGCGTCCGCTACTACCGCCAGCCGAGCGCGGCACGCACCGCCGACGGCGTCGAACCTGCCGCGAAGGCGGCCCCGACCACCGCCGCGCCCGCCGCGTCCGGGCCGGCCGCGGCGCCGGGCGAGGTGCTGCTGCCGCTGAAGGGGAATCTGATTCCGTACCTCCAGATCGCGGTCAGCCCGCGAGACGTGGCCGGGGAAATTACCAGCATCACCTTCTGGGAAGGGAAGCGGGTGAAGCAGGGCGAGACGCTCGCCACGCTGCTGAACTCGCAGTACGCGAACCGGTTCAAGACGGACGAGGCGTCGGTGCGGTCGGCCGAGGCGCAGGTGTCGAAGGCCGAGGCGGGCGAGGTGGCGGCGGCGGTGCGGGTGGCGAAGGCGAAGTCGGCGCTGGCCGCGGCCGAGGCCCGGGTGACGCGGGCGCTGGCCGTGCAGGACCGCACGACGAAGGACTTCGAGCAGGCCCGCCAGCAGCGGCAGGCCGGCGGCATCTCGGCGCAGGAGTACCAGAAGTTCGACGCCGACAAGCTGGTTGCCGACGCCGACACCGTCGCCGCCCGCGCGGACGTGGAGACGGCCACCCGCGAGGTGGAGGCGACCGAGGCCGAGCGGACCACGAGCAAGGCCAACACCCGGGCGGCGAAGGCCGAGGTGTCGGCCGCCGAGTCCCGCCGCGACGAGGCGAAGCGGCTGCTGGACAACTGCACGATCGTCGCCCCGATCGACGGCACCGTATTGACGAAGAAGGCCGACCGCGGCAGCCTGGTGAGCCCGGCGGCGTTCAACGTGTCGGCGAGCCTGTGCGAGATCGCCGACCTGGCGAAGCTGGAGGTGGAGTTGGACGTGCCGGAGCGGCAGATCACGCGCATCCGCCCCGGTCTGGAGTGCCAGCTGATGGCCGACGCCGACCCGGCGCGCGTCTACCGCGGCGTGCTCCACCGGGTGATGCCGATCGCCGACGACAGCAAGAACGTCATCAAGGTGCGGATCCGGGTGTTCCTGCCGCGCGACGAGGAGGCGGGGTCGTTCCTGAAGCCGAGGATGAGCGTCACCGCGATGGTCATCAACCGCCCGTTCACGCCGACGCCCGGCGACCAGACGTGGGAGTGA
- a CDS encoding ABC transporter ATP-binding protein: MPAIVEVRDLHKSFTRGTETIEVLQGLTLDVGEGEFLALMGPSGSGKTTLLNLIAGLDRPTAGSITVGPNAISAMSESELARWRTRHVGFVFQFYYLLPVLTAYENVELPLLLLPLSKAQRRKQVENALDLVGLSDRMTHRPGQLSGGQQQRVGIARALVTDPTLIVADEPTGDLDTKSADAILTLLDVVRGQLNKTIIMVTHDPKAAARAQRTLHLEKGQLVLDTAAV, translated from the coding sequence ATGCCCGCGATCGTCGAAGTCCGCGACCTGCACAAGTCGTTCACCCGCGGCACCGAAACCATCGAGGTGTTGCAGGGCCTCACGCTGGACGTTGGCGAGGGTGAATTCCTGGCACTGATGGGGCCGTCCGGCTCCGGCAAGACGACGCTTCTGAACCTCATCGCCGGCCTCGACCGGCCGACGGCCGGGAGCATCACCGTCGGCCCGAACGCCATCTCGGCCATGTCCGAGAGCGAACTCGCCCGCTGGCGGACGCGGCACGTCGGCTTCGTGTTCCAGTTCTACTACCTGCTGCCGGTCCTCACCGCGTACGAGAACGTCGAGCTGCCCCTGCTGCTGCTGCCGCTGTCGAAGGCGCAGCGGCGGAAGCAGGTGGAGAACGCGCTGGACCTGGTCGGCCTGTCGGACCGGATGACGCACCGGCCCGGGCAGCTGTCGGGCGGCCAGCAGCAGCGCGTCGGCATCGCCCGGGCGCTGGTGACCGACCCGACGCTGATCGTGGCCGACGAGCCGACCGGCGACCTGGACACGAAGAGCGCCGACGCCATCCTGACGCTGCTGGACGTGGTACGCGGCCAGCTGAACAAGACGATCATCATGGTGACGCACGACCCGAAGGCGGCCGCGCGGGCGCAGCGGACGCTGCACCTGGAGAAGGGGCAACTGGTGCTCGACACGGCGGCCGTCTAA
- a CDS encoding serine/threonine-protein kinase, producing the protein MSTTQPPPPSADRRAKRRASDHDDLPDTNLIDTPLPVAPSSVAIPAVLLAGAGRLDAFDRATAQLADTAAALLRAGGEFLGFQLEEEIGRGGYGRVYLARQADLAGRQVALKVTLDAAGETRALAQLQHQNIVPIYSFHQAGPFQAVCMPYLGRTTLVEVVRTVRNRASLPRSGRELQSTVARRGGTALEVATAPPSGVGTPEPTLGWERVSELPYPDAVLILAGELADGLAHAHARGILHRDLKPANVLLSDDGRAMLLDFGLAEDTKRRGLGVAPVVGGTVPYMAPEHIDDYRLGRLNLDARCDIYSLGVILYELLTGRHPFPMRLGDSADVLLESAADRRGPAPALRPFNPAVSPAVESLVRTCLAPEPADRYQTAADLGDDIRRHLAHRPLRHAANPSAGERVRKFARRWPRLASAGAVAGVALLLLGGGLAAAGVARDRSRALEARGRLAEHDIAFRDAQLFLDDRQRSWPALDDGLSRLRGVLDRYDAAGDDNWLSSPAVRSLPAADGERLRQDVGETFYLMAQVALLKAGAVADATERGLELDRAAAWNERAERFAGDRLPRAVREQRAALLALRGSPLPVEAPPEPGSARDRFLFGAQLARGGRHRDAIPHLTEATRQDPSNLSAWFVRGTAHLALEQNELAAVCFAACVALRPDFAPAWQNRGVALARVRQFPAARADYDRALDLAPTRGEVYVLRAGLRDAAGDLKGAHDDLTAALAAGVSPVRVHFLRAAVRDRLGDTAGAAADRAAGLTLTPADELSWVARGEVRKARDAAGALTDADAALKLNPTSAPALQLKAHLLAEHLNRPADALVVMDRAVGFHPDYVRARAGRAVLLARGGRRDAAVQDAKAALLLDTRGPNLYQVACVYALTTATHPADKPEALRLLAAALRAGFGQQYVEADPDLAALRGDAEFQRLLATTTGPRPAPRP; encoded by the coding sequence ATGAGCACGACCCAACCGCCGCCCCCGTCGGCCGATCGGCGCGCCAAACGCCGTGCGTCCGACCACGACGACCTGCCCGACACCAACCTCATCGACACGCCGCTGCCGGTCGCGCCGTCGTCGGTCGCCATCCCCGCGGTACTTCTCGCCGGCGCCGGCCGGCTCGACGCGTTCGACCGCGCCACGGCCCAACTCGCCGATACCGCTGCGGCACTCCTCCGCGCGGGCGGCGAGTTCCTCGGCTTCCAGCTGGAAGAAGAAATCGGCCGCGGCGGCTACGGCCGCGTGTACCTGGCCCGGCAGGCGGACCTGGCGGGCCGCCAGGTCGCGCTCAAGGTGACGCTCGACGCCGCCGGCGAGACGCGGGCGCTGGCGCAGTTGCAGCACCAGAACATCGTGCCGATTTATTCGTTCCACCAGGCCGGGCCGTTCCAGGCGGTGTGCATGCCGTACCTCGGTCGCACCACCCTGGTCGAGGTCGTCCGCACGGTGCGCAACCGGGCGTCGTTGCCGCGGTCCGGGAGGGAGCTGCAATCGACGGTCGCCCGCCGCGGCGGCACGGCTCTGGAAGTCGCAACGGCACCCCCTTCCGGGGTCGGCACGCCGGAGCCGACGCTCGGCTGGGAGCGGGTGAGCGAGCTGCCGTATCCCGACGCCGTGCTGATACTGGCCGGCGAGCTGGCCGACGGCCTGGCCCACGCCCACGCCCGCGGCATCCTCCACCGCGACCTGAAGCCGGCGAACGTGCTGCTGTCCGACGACGGCCGGGCCATGCTCCTCGACTTCGGCCTGGCCGAGGACACCAAGCGGCGCGGCCTCGGCGTCGCGCCGGTCGTCGGCGGCACCGTACCGTACATGGCCCCCGAGCACATCGACGACTACCGCCTCGGCCGGCTCAACCTCGACGCCCGCTGCGACATTTATTCCCTCGGCGTGATCCTCTACGAGCTCCTGACCGGTCGCCACCCGTTCCCCATGCGCCTCGGCGATTCCGCCGACGTGTTGCTGGAAAGCGCCGCCGACCGCCGCGGGCCGGCGCCGGCGCTGCGGCCGTTCAACCCGGCCGTGTCGCCGGCCGTGGAGTCGCTGGTGCGGACGTGCCTGGCCCCGGAGCCGGCCGACCGCTACCAGACGGCCGCGGACCTGGGTGACGACATCCGCCGGCACCTGGCCCACCGCCCGCTGCGGCACGCGGCGAACCCGTCGGCCGGCGAGCGGGTGCGAAAGTTCGCCCGCCGCTGGCCGCGACTCGCCTCGGCCGGGGCCGTCGCGGGCGTGGCACTCCTGCTACTCGGCGGCGGGCTCGCGGCGGCCGGCGTGGCGCGCGACCGAAGCCGCGCGCTGGAGGCCCGCGGCCGGCTGGCCGAGCACGACATCGCCTTCCGCGATGCGCAGCTGTTCCTCGACGACCGGCAGCGCTCGTGGCCGGCGCTGGACGACGGGCTGAGCCGCCTCCGCGGCGTGCTCGACCGGTACGACGCCGCCGGCGATGACAACTGGTTGTCATCGCCGGCGGTGAGGTCGCTTCCCGCCGCCGACGGCGAGCGTCTCCGGCAGGACGTAGGCGAAACGTTCTACCTCATGGCCCAGGTGGCGCTGCTGAAGGCAGGCGCGGTGGCGGACGCGACCGAGCGCGGGCTCGAACTCGACCGCGCGGCCGCGTGGAACGAGCGGGCCGAGCGGTTCGCCGGTGACCGGCTGCCGCGCGCGGTCCGCGAGCAACGCGCGGCCCTCCTCGCTCTCCGCGGCAGCCCCCTTCCAGTCGAGGCGCCCCCGGAACCGGGTTCGGCCCGCGACCGCTTCTTGTTCGGGGCGCAGCTGGCCCGCGGCGGCCGGCACCGGGACGCGATCCCGCACCTCACCGAGGCGACCCGGCAGGACCCGTCGAACCTGTCGGCGTGGTTCGTCCGCGGCACCGCGCACCTGGCGCTGGAGCAGAACGAGCTGGCCGCGGTGTGCTTCGCGGCGTGCGTGGCCCTGCGGCCCGACTTCGCCCCGGCGTGGCAGAACCGCGGCGTGGCGCTTGCCCGCGTCCGCCAGTTCCCCGCCGCCCGCGCCGACTACGACCGGGCCCTGGATCTCGCCCCGACCCGCGGCGAGGTGTACGTTCTCCGCGCCGGCCTCCGCGACGCCGCCGGCGACCTGAAGGGCGCACACGACGACCTGACCGCGGCGCTGGCCGCGGGCGTGAGCCCGGTCCGCGTCCACTTCCTCCGCGCGGCCGTGCGCGACCGGCTCGGCGACACGGCCGGCGCCGCCGCCGACCGCGCCGCCGGCCTGACGTTGACGCCCGCTGACGAACTGAGCTGGGTGGCCCGCGGCGAGGTGCGGAAGGCCCGTGACGCGGCCGGCGCCCTGACCGACGCCGACGCGGCGCTGAAGCTGAACCCGACCTCGGCGCCGGCGCTGCAGTTGAAGGCGCACCTGCTCGCCGAGCACCTGAACCGCCCGGCCGACGCCCTCGTGGTGATGGACCGGGCGGTCGGCTTCCACCCCGACTACGTGCGGGCGCGGGCCGGCCGGGCCGTGCTGCTGGCCCGCGGCGGGAGGCGCGACGCGGCGGTGCAGGACGCGAAGGCGGCACTCCTGCTCGACACCCGCGGCCCGAACCTCTACCAGGTGGCGTGCGTGTACGCCCTGACGACCGCGACACACCCTGCGGACAAGCCCGAGGCGCTGCGGCTGCTGGCGGCGGCGCTGCGGGCCGGGTTCGGCCAGCAGTACGTCGAGGCGGACCCCGACCTGGCTGCGCTCCGCGGCGACGCCGAGTTCCAGCGGCTGCTGGCGACGACGACGGGGCCGCGGCCGGCGCCGCGCCCCTGA
- a CDS encoding glycosyltransferase, with protein MRPLRVAVLDEELPYPLTSGKRIRTFNLLARLADRHRVTVLCHKNPDRDEAAAAEAAFKGIGVEAVVVERTVPSKSGPGFYARLAGNLLSPLPYSVATHASPALAAAAKQLAAAGRVDLWHCEWTPYAQVLRDALGDAGLAAARWVVMAHNVESLIWRRYVEAEQNPVKRWYVRKQWHKFERFERWAMAAATTTVAVSPDDAALMRERFGVRNSTVVENGVDTAYFRPQRDVERDPARVLFLGSLDWRPNLDGVNLLLNSIFPAVRAQVPNATLALVGRHPPEWLRARAAATPGVELYADVPDVRPFLGTCGMLAVPLRIGGGSRLKILEALATATPVVSTRVGAEGLTLTPGRDLVVTPDHEGMADAIVAGIRRPDELAEQAERGRDEVLELYDWGPLADRLDAVWRRAVGHELVTTRQRGRGAAVRPG; from the coding sequence ATGCGCCCGCTCCGCGTCGCCGTGCTCGACGAAGAACTGCCGTACCCGCTCACCTCCGGGAAGCGCATCCGCACGTTCAACCTCCTCGCCCGCCTCGCCGACCGGCACCGCGTGACAGTCCTGTGTCACAAGAATCCCGACCGCGACGAGGCCGCCGCCGCGGAGGCCGCGTTCAAGGGCATCGGCGTCGAGGCGGTCGTGGTCGAGCGGACGGTACCGTCGAAGTCCGGCCCCGGGTTCTACGCCCGCCTCGCGGGGAACCTCCTGTCGCCGCTGCCGTACTCGGTCGCCACGCACGCCAGCCCGGCGCTCGCGGCCGCGGCGAAGCAGCTGGCCGCGGCCGGCCGCGTGGACCTGTGGCACTGCGAGTGGACGCCGTACGCCCAGGTGCTGCGCGACGCCCTCGGCGACGCCGGCCTCGCCGCCGCCCGGTGGGTGGTGATGGCGCACAACGTCGAGTCGCTGATCTGGCGGCGCTACGTGGAGGCGGAGCAGAACCCGGTGAAGCGGTGGTACGTCCGCAAGCAGTGGCACAAGTTCGAGCGGTTCGAGCGGTGGGCGATGGCCGCCGCCACCACCACCGTCGCCGTCAGCCCCGACGACGCCGCCCTGATGCGCGAGCGGTTCGGCGTGCGTAACTCGACCGTGGTCGAGAACGGCGTCGACACCGCGTACTTCCGCCCGCAGCGCGACGTGGAGCGCGACCCGGCGCGGGTCCTGTTCCTCGGCAGCCTCGACTGGCGGCCCAACCTCGACGGCGTGAACCTGCTGCTCAACAGCATCTTCCCCGCCGTCCGCGCCCAGGTGCCGAACGCGACGCTGGCGCTGGTCGGCCGGCACCCCCCGGAGTGGTTGCGCGCCCGCGCCGCCGCGACGCCGGGCGTCGAACTGTACGCCGACGTGCCGGACGTGCGGCCATTCCTGGGCACGTGTGGGATGCTGGCCGTGCCGCTGCGGATCGGCGGCGGCTCGCGCCTCAAGATACTCGAAGCGCTCGCCACAGCCACGCCCGTGGTCAGCACCCGGGTCGGCGCCGAGGGGCTGACCCTGACGCCCGGCCGCGACCTGGTCGTGACGCCCGACCACGAGGGGATGGCCGACGCGATCGTGGCCGGGATTCGCCGGCCGGACGAGCTCGCCGAGCAGGCCGAGCGCGGCCGCGACGAGGTGCTCGAACTCTACGACTGGGGGCCGCTCGCGGACCGGCTCGACGCGGTGTGGCGGCGCGCGGTCGGTCACGAACTCGTAACAACCCGCCAACGCGGGAGAGGCGCCGCCGTTCGGCCCGGGTAG